A part of Escherichia marmotae genomic DNA contains:
- the amiA gene encoding N-acetylmuramoyl-L-alanine amidase AmiA, which produces MSTFKPLKTLTSRRQVLKAGLAALTLSGMSQAIAKEEPLKTSNGHSKPKAKKAGGKRVVVLDPGHGGIDTGAIGRNGSKEKHVVLAIAKNVRSILRNHGIDARLTRSGDTFIPLYDRVEIAHKHGADLFMSIHADGFTNPKAAGASVFALSNRGASSAMAKYLSERENRADEVAGKKATDRDHLLQQVLFDLVQTDTIKNSLTLGSHILKKIKPVHKLHSRNTEQAAFVVLKSPSVPSVLVETSFITNPEEERLLGTAAFRQKIASAIAEGVISYFHWFDNQKAHSKKR; this is translated from the coding sequence ATGAGCACTTTTAAACCACTAAAAACACTCACTTCGCGCCGCCAGGTGCTGAAAGCCGGATTGGCTGCCCTGACGTTGTCAGGAATGTCGCAAGCCATCGCCAAAGAAGAGCCTTTAAAAACCAGTAACGGACACAGTAAGCCGAAAGCCAAAAAAGCCGGAGGCAAACGGGTAGTCGTTCTCGATCCAGGTCACGGCGGGATTGATACCGGTGCGATTGGTCGCAACGGTTCAAAAGAAAAACACGTGGTGCTGGCAATCGCCAAAAATGTCCGTTCTATTTTGCGCAATCATGGCATTGATGCGCGTTTAACGCGTTCTGGCGATACGTTTATTCCACTGTACGATCGCGTTGAAATCGCCCATAAGCATGGCGCAGATCTGTTTATGTCAATTCACGCCGACGGCTTCACCAACCCGAAAGCCGCGGGGGCATCGGTCTTTGCCCTCTCCAACCGTGGCGCGAGTAGTGCGATGGCAAAATATTTGTCGGAACGCGAAAACCGCGCTGATGAAGTCGCCGGGAAAAAAGCAACTGACAGGGATCATCTATTGCAGCAAGTGCTGTTTGATCTGGTGCAAACAGATACCATTAAAAACAGCCTGACGCTTGGCTCGCATATTCTGAAGAAGATTAAACCAGTGCATAAGCTGCACAGCCGCAACACCGAACAAGCCGCGTTTGTGGTGTTGAAATCACCGTCGGTTCCTTCGGTGCTGGTGGAAACCTCATTTATCACCAACCCGGAAGAAGAGCGACTGTTAGGCACGGCGGCGTTTCGTCAGAAAATCGCCTCTGCCATTGCCGAAGGCGTGATCAGTTATTTCCATTGGTTTGACAACCAGAAAGCACACTCGAAAAAACGGTAA
- the eutL gene encoding ethanolamine utilization microcompartment protein EutL codes for MPALDLIRPSVTAMRVVASVNADFARELKLPPHIRSLGLISADSDDVTYIAADEATKQAMVEVVYGRSLYAGAAHGPSPTAGEVLIMLGGPNPAEVRAGLDAMVAHIENGVAFQWANDKQDTAFLAHVVSRTGSYLSSTAGITLGDPRAYLVAPPLEATYGIDAALKSADVQLVTYVPPPSETNYSAAFLTGSQAACKAACNAFTDAVLEIARNPIQRA; via the coding sequence ATGCCAGCTTTAGATTTGATTCGACCGTCGGTCACCGCCATGCGGGTGGTTGCCTCCGTTAACGCTGATTTTGCGCGTGAACTGAAATTGCCGCCGCATATTCGTAGCCTCGGGCTGATTTCCGCCGATTCTGATGATGTCACCTACATTGCGGCTGATGAAGCGACAAAACAGGCGATGGTTGAAGTGGTGTATGGTCGCTCGCTGTATGCCGGCGCGGCGCACGGCCCGTCACCGACTGCCGGTGAAGTATTGATTATGCTCGGCGGGCCAAACCCGGCGGAAGTGCGTGCCGGTCTGGATGCGATGGTCGCGCATATTGAAAACGGCGTGGCGTTCCAGTGGGCGAACGATAAGCAAGATACGGCATTCCTCGCTCATGTGGTTTCGCGTACCGGTTCTTATCTCTCTTCCACTGCGGGCATTACGCTCGGTGATCCGAGGGCGTATCTGGTGGCACCGCCGCTGGAAGCGACCTACGGCATTGATGCTGCGTTGAAATCTGCTGATGTGCAACTGGTGACTTATGTTCCGCCACCGTCAGAAACCAACTATTCAGCGGCATTTTTGACCGGTAGCCAGGCAGCGTGTAAAGCGGCCTGTAACGCCTTTACTGATGCAGTGCTGGAAATCGCGCGTAATCCAATCCAACGTGCGTAA
- a CDS encoding GNAT family acetyltransferase, with the protein MEIRVFRQADFEEVITLWERCDLLRPWNDPEMDIERKMNHDVSLFLVAEVNGEVVGTVMGGYDGHRGSAYYLGVHPEFRGRGIANALLNRLEKKLIARGCPKIQINVPEDNDMVLGMYERLGYEYADVLSLGKRLIEDEEY; encoded by the coding sequence ATGGAGATACGCGTATTTCGCCAGGCAGATTTCGAAGAGGTCATCACCCTTTGGGAGCGTTGCGACTTGCTGCGTCCGTGGAACGATCCGGAAATGGACATCGAGCGCAAGATGAACCATGACGTCAGTTTGTTCCTGGTCGCGGAAGTTAACGGCGAAGTAGTGGGAACGGTGATGGGCGGTTATGACGGGCATCGCGGGTCTGCTTATTATCTTGGCGTGCATCCGGAGTTTCGCGGGCGTGGAATTGCCAATGCATTGCTTAATCGGCTGGAGAAAAAGCTTATTGCTCGCGGCTGTCCGAAAATTCAGATCAATGTACCGGAAGACAACGATATGGTACTCGGAATGTACGAACGCCTGGGATATGAATACGCCGATGTGCTGAGTCTGGGTAAGCGTTTGATTGAAGATGAAGAGTACTGA
- the eutB gene encoding ethanolamine ammonia-lyase subunit alpha, whose translation MKLKTTLFGNVYQFKDVKEVLAKANELRSGDVLAGVAATSSQERVAAKQVLSEMTVADIRNNPVIAYEEDCVTRLIQDDVNETAYNQIKNRSISELREYVLSDETSVDDIAFTRKGLTSEVVAAVAKICSNADLIYGAKKMPIIKKANTTIGIPGTFSARLQPNDTRDDVQSIAAQIYEGLSFGVGDAVIGVNPVTDDVENLSRVLDTIYGVIDKFNIPTQGCVLAHVTTQIEAIRRGAPGGLIFQSICGSEKGLKEFGVELAMLDEARAVGAEFNRIAGENCLYFETGQGSALSAGANFGADQVTMEARNYGLARHYDPFIVNTVVGFIGPEYLYNDRQIIRAGLEDHFMGKLSGISMGCDCCYTNHADADQNLNENLMILLATAGCNYIMGMPLGDDIMLNYQTTAFHDTATVRQLLNLRPSPEFERWLESMGIMANGRLTKRAGDPSLFF comes from the coding sequence ATGAAACTAAAGACCACATTGTTTGGCAATGTTTATCAATTCAAGGATGTAAAAGAGGTGCTGGCGAAGGCCAACGAACTGCGTTCGGGGGATGTGCTGGCGGGGGTTGCGGCAACAAGCTCGCAGGAGCGGGTAGCGGCAAAGCAGGTGTTGTCGGAAATGACTGTGGCGGATATCCGCAATAACCCGGTGATTGCCTATGAAGAAGACTGCGTGACGCGGCTGATTCAGGATGACGTTAACGAAACGGCCTACAACCAGATTAAAAACAGGAGCATCAGCGAGCTGCGTGAGTACGTTCTGAGCGACGAAACCAGTGTTGATGATATTGCCTTTACCCGTAAAGGGCTGACCTCGGAAGTGGTCGCGGCGGTGGCGAAGATTTGCTCTAACGCGGATCTGATCTACGGCGCAAAGAAAATGCCGATTATCAAAAAGGCCAATACCACCATCGGTATTCCAGGCACTTTCAGCGCCCGTTTGCAGCCAAACGATACCCGTGATGACGTACAAAGTATCGCCGCGCAAATCTATGAAGGGCTTTCCTTCGGGGTAGGCGATGCGGTGATCGGCGTCAACCCGGTGACGGACGATGTGGAAAACTTAAGCCGCGTGCTGGACACCATCTACGGGGTGATCGACAAATTCAACATTCCGACTCAGGGCTGCGTGCTGGCGCACGTCACCACCCAGATTGAAGCGATTCGTCGCGGCGCACCGGGCGGGCTGATTTTCCAGAGTATTTGTGGCAGCGAGAAAGGGCTGAAAGAGTTCGGCGTGGAACTGGCAATGCTGGACGAAGCCCGCGCAGTGGGCGCAGAGTTCAACCGTATCGCCGGGGAAAACTGCCTCTACTTCGAAACCGGACAAGGTTCTGCACTCTCCGCTGGTGCCAACTTCGGTGCAGATCAGGTGACGATGGAAGCGCGTAACTACGGGCTGGCGCGTCATTACGATCCGTTTATCGTCAACACCGTGGTCGGTTTTATTGGGCCGGAGTATCTCTACAACGACCGGCAGATTATCCGTGCGGGCTTAGAAGATCACTTTATGGGCAAGCTGAGCGGCATTTCTATGGGCTGTGACTGCTGCTACACCAACCACGCTGACGCTGACCAGAACCTCAACGAAAACCTGATGATCCTGCTCGCTACCGCAGGCTGCAACTACATCATGGGGATGCCGCTGGGTGACGACATCATGCTCAACTACCAGACCACGGCGTTCCATGACACCGCTACTGTGCGTCAGTTACTGAATCTGCGTCCGTCACCGGAGTTTGAACGCTGGCTGGAAAGCATGGGCATTATGGCAAACGGTCGCCTGACCAAACGGGCGGGCGATCCGTCACTGTTCTTCTGA
- the eutR gene encoding HTH-type transcriptional regulator EutR: MKKTRTANLHHLYHEPLPENLRLTPKVEVDNVHQQQTTDVYEHALTITAWQQIYDQLHPGKFHGEFTEILLDDIQVFREYTGLALRQSCLVWPNSFWFGIPATRGEQGFIGSQCLGSAEIATRPGGTEFELSTPDDYTILGVVISENVISRHANFLHNPERVLHMLRNQSALEVKEQHKAALWGFVQQALATFCENPENLHQSAVRKVLGDNLLLAMGVMLEEAQPMVTAESISHQGYRRLLSRAREYVLENMSEPVTVLDLCNQLHVSRRTLQNAFHAILGIGPNAWLKRIRLNAVRRELISPWSQSLTVKDAAMQWGFWHLGQFATDYQQLFAEKPSLTLHQRMQELG; the protein is encoded by the coding sequence ATGAAAAAGACCCGTACAGCCAACTTGCACCATCTTTATCATGAACCCTTACCCGAAAATCTGAGGCTCACGCCGAAGGTTGAAGTGGATAATGTTCATCAACAACAGACAACAGATGTCTATGAACATGCTTTGACAATTACCGCCTGGCAGCAGATTTATGATCAACTGCATCCGGGAAAGTTTCATGGTGAATTTACGGAAATCCTGCTTGATGATATTCAGGTTTTCCGTGAATACACCGGTCTGGCGCTGCGCCAGTCGTGTCTGGTCTGGCCGAACTCATTCTGGTTTGGTATTCCGGCGACGCGCGGTGAACAGGGATTTATCGGTTCGCAATGTCTGGGAAGCGCAGAAATAGCTACGCGGCCTGGCGGCACTGAGTTTGAATTAAGTACGCCGGACGATTACACCATTCTTGGCGTGGTGATCTCGGAAAATGTCATTTCCCGTCACGCAAACTTTCTGCATAACCCGGAAAGGGTGCTGCATATGTTGCGTAATCAGTCGGCGCTGGAAGTGAAGGAGCAGCATAAAGCCGCACTGTGGGGCTTTGTTCAACAGGCGCTGGCGACGTTTTGCGAGAACCCGGAGAACTTACATCAATCCGCTGTGCGTAAAGTGCTTGGCGATAACTTGTTGTTGGCGATGGGAGTGATGCTGGAAGAAGCGCAGCCAATGGTGACGGCGGAAAGCATCAGCCATCAGGGCTATCGACGATTGCTTTCCCGCGCCCGCGAATATGTGCTGGAGAATATGTCCGAACCGGTAACGGTGCTGGACTTGTGCAATCAACTGCACGTCAGTCGCCGCACCTTACAAAACGCATTTCACGCTATTTTGGGCATTGGCCCGAACGCGTGGCTGAAACGCATTCGCCTGAACGCCGTGCGCCGCGAGCTGATAAGCCCGTGGTCGCAAAGTCTGACGGTAAAAGATGCCGCCATGCAGTGGGGATTCTGGCATCTTGGGCAATTTGCGACGGATTATCAGCAACTGTTTGCCGAGAAGCCATCACTGACGCTTCATCAGCGGATGCAGGAGTTAGGGTGA
- the hemF gene encoding oxygen-dependent coproporphyrinogen oxidase has product MKPDAHQVKQFLLNLQDTICQQLSAVDGTQFAEDSWQREAGGGGRSRVLRNGGVFEQAGVNFSHVHGDAMPASATAHRPELAGRSFEAMGVSLVVHPHNPYVPTSHANVRFFIAEKPGVDPVWWFGGGFDLTPFYGFEEDAIHWHRTARDLCLPFGEDVYPRYKKWCDEYFYLKHRNEQRGIGGLFFDDLNTPDFDYCFAFMQAVGKGYADAYLPIVERRKAMAYGERERNFQLYRRGRYVEFNLVWDRGTLFGLQTGGRTESILMSMPPLVCWEYDYQPEEGSPEAALSEFIQVRDWV; this is encoded by the coding sequence ATGAAGCCCGACGCACACCAGGTTAAACAGTTCCTGCTCAACCTTCAGGATACAATTTGCCAGCAACTGAGCGCCGTAGATGGCACACAGTTTGCCGAAGATAGCTGGCAGCGCGAAGCTGGTGGCGGCGGGCGTAGCCGGGTGTTGCGTAATGGTGGTGTTTTCGAACAGGCGGGCGTCAACTTTTCTCACGTCCACGGCGACGCGATGCCCGCTTCTGCCACTGCTCATCGCCCGGAACTTGCCGGGCGCAGTTTCGAGGCGATGGGTGTATCGCTGGTAGTGCATCCGCATAATCCGTATGTTCCCACCAGCCACGCCAATGTGCGCTTTTTTATTGCCGAAAAACCGGGTGTCGATCCCGTCTGGTGGTTTGGCGGTGGTTTTGACTTAACCCCTTTCTATGGCTTTGAAGAAGACGCCATTCACTGGCACCGCACCGCCCGCGACCTGTGCCTGCCATTTGGCGAAGATGTTTATCCACGCTACAAAAAGTGGTGCGACGAATACTTCTACCTTAAACATCGCAATGAACAACGCGGCATTGGCGGGCTGTTCTTTGATGACCTGAACACGCCAGACTTCGACTACTGTTTCGCCTTTATGCAGGCGGTAGGCAAAGGTTACGCCGACGCATACTTGCCGATTGTTGAGCGACGTAAAGCAATGGCATATGGCGAGCGCGAGCGCAATTTCCAACTCTACCGTCGCGGTCGTTATGTCGAATTCAACCTGGTCTGGGATCGCGGTACGCTGTTTGGCTTACAAACCGGCGGGCGCACCGAATCAATCCTGATGTCAATGCCGCCACTGGTATGCTGGGAGTACGATTATCAACCGGAAGAAGGCAGCCCGGAGGCGGCGTTGAGTGAATTTATTCAGGTCAGGGATTGGGTGTAA
- the eutK gene encoding ethanolamine utilization microcompartment protein EutK, whose translation MNNALGLLEVDGMVAAIDAADAMLKAANVCLLSHEVLDPGRLTLVVEGDLAVCRAALDAGYAAAMRTGRVISRKEIGRPDDDTQWLVAGFNRQLKQPGAPAIVTESADELLALLTSVRQGMTVGEVAAHFGWPLEKARNALEQLFSAGTLRKRSSRYRLKPH comes from the coding sequence ATGAACAATGCACTGGGTTTGTTGGAAGTTGACGGCATGGTCGCCGCAATCGATGCGGCAGATGCCATGCTGAAAGCGGCAAACGTGTGTCTGCTCAGTCATGAAGTGCTTGACCCCGGTCGCTTAACGCTGGTGGTGGAAGGCGATCTGGCGGTGTGTCGTGCGGCGCTGGATGCCGGTTATGCCGCCGCAATGCGTACCGGGCGAGTTATCAGCCGCAAGGAAATTGGTCGACCTGATGATGACACCCAGTGGCTGGTTGCTGGCTTTAACCGACAGCTAAAGCAACCTGGCGCGCCAGCGATCGTCACGGAATCTGCCGACGAGTTGTTGGCGTTGTTAACATCAGTACGTCAGGGAATGACGGTCGGAGAAGTTGCCGCCCACTTTGGCTGGCCGCTGGAAAAAGCCAGAAATGCGCTCGAACAGCTCTTTTCTGCCGGGACGTTACGTAAACGCAGTAGTCGTTATCGTCTCAAGCCCCATTAA
- the eutC gene encoding ethanolamine ammonia-lyase subunit beta, translating to MDQKQIEEIVRSVMASMGQAATAPSEAKCATTTCATPVTSESCVLDLGSAEAKAWIGVENPHRADVLTELRRSTVARVCTGRAGPRPRTQALLRFLADHSRSKDTVLKEVPEEWVKAQGLLEVRSEISDKNLYLTRPDLGRRLCAEAVEALKAQCVANPDVQVVVSDGLSTDAITVNYEEILPPLMAGLQHAGLKVGTPFFVRYGRVKIEDQIGELLGAKVVILLVGERPGLGQSESLSCYAVYSPRMATTVEADRTCISNIHQGGTPPVEAAAVIVDLAKRMLEQKASGINMTR from the coding sequence ATGGATCAAAAACAGATTGAAGAAATTGTACGCAGCGTGATGGCGTCAATGGGACAAGCGGCCACCGCGCCGTCAGAAGCAAAATGCGCCACCACAACCTGTGCAACACCGGTGACCTCGGAAAGCTGCGTGCTGGATTTAGGTTCTGCTGAAGCGAAGGCGTGGATTGGCGTTGAAAATCCGCATCGCGCAGACGTATTAACCGAACTGCGCCGCAGCACCGTGGCCCGCGTCTGTACCGGTCGTGCCGGTCCGCGTCCGCGTACCCAGGCGCTGTTGCGTTTCCTGGCCGACCACTCGCGCTCTAAAGATACGGTGCTGAAAGAGGTGCCGGAAGAGTGGGTGAAAGCGCAGGGGCTGCTGGAAGTACGTTCTGAAATTAGCGACAAAAACCTTTATCTGACGCGCCCGGATCTGGGACGTCGTCTGTGTGCGGAAGCCGTCGAGGCTTTGAAAGCGCAATGTGTCGCCAATCCTGACGTGCAGGTCGTTGTCTCCGATGGTCTGTCTACGGATGCCATCACTGTGAACTACGAAGAAATTCTGCCGCCGCTGATGGCGGGCTTGCAACATGCGGGGCTGAAAGTCGGCACGCCGTTTTTTGTGCGTTATGGTCGCGTGAAAATTGAAGACCAGATTGGCGAGCTTCTTGGCGCGAAAGTGGTGATCCTGCTGGTGGGCGAACGTCCGGGGTTAGGGCAGTCAGAGAGCCTCTCCTGCTACGCCGTTTACTCACCGCGTATGGCAACTACCGTGGAGGCCGATCGCACCTGTATCTCTAACATTCACCAGGGCGGCACGCCGCCGGTTGAAGCCGCAGCCGTCATTGTGGATTTGGCGAAACGTATGCTGGAGCAGAAAGCATCCGGCATCAACATGACCCGATAA